Genomic segment of Drosophila takahashii strain IR98-3 E-12201 chromosome X, DtakHiC1v2, whole genome shotgun sequence:
ttaaaattacttaccatctgaaaataatatatgtgAGAACATCAACAGAATAAATGATATATGCAAAGAGCCCTAATTATTTGGTAAcctaattttccaaattaatcaaattacaAAACAATTCATTGTCAAAAATACAATCAGTTACCAAATGAAGGGGCTTGAGTAATGAAactgttaattaaaaactttcttcttAAAGCAATATATATACGCTACTTCCTCAGAATAATGACCTGGGAATTCATAACCGCGAAGACACCATTCGGAAATGGGAATCATTCGAACAGGTTTGATTATGATTCATAAACTCGTAATACTCGTACTCGTACAAATCAGCCATCTATCTGTCAAGTTTTCTCCTGAGTGTACCGATCCGACTTTATCGTTAGTTCCTTTTCCACCGTTCCACCGTCCGCCGTTCCACCCGTTCCCCGTTTCACTTTCCGGATTTGCGACTTTGCGAATTTGCGAAACCCGTTCTCGTTTCGTCCGCACAAAGCCGCTTAAGCCTATTAGCTAAAACCCGTAGACTGCGCTCAGTCGGCACATcataatgttaattaaaactagGCGGAGCGGAGGAGCAGGGAGGTGGCGCAGGGGCTAGGATTAGTGGGATGGGAGGATTGTGAGTGTTGCAACATTTGCCTGCCTGCACCATACATTTACGTTTACATTTTACATTCTACATTTGCGTACATATATATCCTTTTAGTCGTTATCCCCCCAtctctcctctctctctctctctctctctctctccattTAACATTAATCCACTCTTTTTTCTAATTGTGCATGCGATGTTAATGCCAACTGATTAGCCGCTTCACAACGCACCGCCAACTGCACCCATAATTCATGACTCTTGTGTTTCCTTTCCCTTCGTTTCTGTCTGTCTCCCTCTGTCCCTACCCCCCTCTCTCCATCTCTCTCTGTCCCCCTGTCTCTGTATGTGTGCCTTGCACATGTGAGCGTTACTTCCtgttgtatgtatgtttgtttTATCTTTGCTCTTTGGTtactcaaaaaacaaaaaaaaaaaaggaaaagaaactatatATAGAACTGAATAAGAAATACGAGGCGATTGCATAAGCGCAAAATGTTAACTAATTGTTGAATGTTTCTTCTctccacacacaaaaacacaaactaaAACCCATATCCAccgaaaaacgaaacaaaaaaaaaaaaacactgaaaTCCATTCGCCAAATGGCCAACGATGGACGCTGAAACCCGAAAACCGCAAACCCAATTCCACTAATTGCACTTGAAATATCCCCTTTCATATCTACCGGCCATAACAACACCACCAACAATGACTCTAACAATCTGCACTCGATGGCAAAAACCaccggcaaaaaaaaatccaaacccAACCAACCCACCCAACAACCGAAAACTTGCAAAAACTTTGCCACTGCTCCTGtgcaaaatggaaatggcgTCAAATTGCGCGGACATCTGACgatgccaacaacaacaacaaaaataccaATAACAATGCTACACCAACGCAATACAACAACGAACGGAAAATGCacaacccaaacccaaatgcCCAAcgttgtaaataaaaattgtaaataaacaacaacTTAATATTCCAATACACCAACACTTGAAATTCtaacaaaacttaaaactgATTACATgggttttatctttttttcggACTTCAACGAACAATTGTGGAAAtcgcaaaaaattttcaaCTAAATCAACAACACAAATATTCAACAATTTTtcaacaaccacaacaacgAAACAAATTTGGAAATACTTAAACAAACAACACGAATATGGAACAACCACAACTTTTTGGGTTcaatttaacaacaacaacaaaacaacaacaaacaacaacaaacaacaacactgACTGAATGGTGACAATGCGCGAATGTTGCCCAAAATGGCATTAACTAAATATAATGACCCCGAAACTTTTCCTGTGGGTGGATATCAAACTGCAATTTCCGAACATCTGGcgctcactcacacacacgtaCACATATATCCTggaacacaaacacaaacaacacTTTGACATGCAACAACGGCCAACCGTTGTCTTCatcaacacacacactcactcactcacacacattcAAACCGACGCTGTCATCaactcaacaacaacaatggtcATCCCTTTATCCCCACTACCATTTCCCCGATTTCCCTCGATTTACCCCGATTGCCCTCCCCGATTCCATTTGGCAAAACTGGCACCATCAGGTCGCCTGGATTAAGGCCGATGCCAAGGCAATTCTGGCCATTCACGAGCACGTGATAACCAACAATGATCGATTATCGGTGCAGCACAACGACTACAACACATGGACGCTCAACATACGCAGCGTCAAAATGGAGGATGCCGGCAAATACATGTGTCAGGTCAACACGGATCCCATGAAGATGCAGGTGAGTGCCGAGCTGTGGAGCTGTGCTCTGATTTAAGTTGACATTCCCCGGAAAAGCGAATCATTTGTTTTCCTTCGAGGTTGCAATAACAGTCAGGCATTTGAGGTTGAAggttatgatatgatatgacaTCGAATCGTTACTAACAACTCACTgatgaaaacaacaaattaaagaaTGTTTAGGTCaccttttcttaaaaatgctATGACCCGACATCAAATCTTTACTAGCACAGTGATAAAAAAATTAGGCACAATATATAAAAGCATACTTCAGGACAGCTTTTCAAATTACTTTCAATGGTTTCTTAAAATTTCcgatgaaaaagaaaattcgagtAAAAAAGTACATACGTTAATCAAGTATTTTATCTGCACCacaaagaaaatcaattttggGTCACTCCatgttaaataattaaattaaaaataaaaaataattttctttcgaTTCTATTTTACATGTTTTGTTTAATCCTGCGCcgttaatattaatattaataaaaatctgaaactaatttgattaatttctttgaaactttcacCAAAAAGTTGAATcttttggaaaattttttttttataaattgtattttcaatttttattatttattttctgtacTTTGAATTTCCATTAAAAACCTAAATACTGTTCTATTCATTGGTTTCATAAAATCTTCGACAGAAAGCACGACAAATACATATTAGCaggttttttgttgttgtgttacTTGCAACTGTATGGAAAgcctttcttctttttcgcaAGCCTAATTTCTTGAAACTAACAAAGCATCAAAGCTATCGTCTTTCAGTTGCCTTTTTCGAAGGCAGCGAAAAAAAGTTGCAGAAATAGTAGGGGTATAATGAAATTATGCCGGGAATGTCGGAGATCCCTCTTTGGtccgtgtgcgtgtgtgtgtgtatatccTGGCCTCCGATTTTCTTTCTTTGTGTGTGCATGTGGGGTGACATTTAAACACGATATATAAACAATGAAGCGCTTTaatgacaaaaataaataacaaacacAGTGCCGTTGCAATGTTGACGTCATCAAAGAGCGCTTATATGGggctatgtgtgtgtgtgtgtattttccTCTGGAATTTTCCGGGGGGAATTTTCCCATGAGTGTGTGAGAGCGTGGCTCTCATGTGACGTTTGCTGTTACTCGAGTCGAGTCGGGAGTCGAGTTGAATTGAGTTCtttttttgtacgtatttttttttatgaagcgCCACCCCACCATTAAACGACATGTGGAAAACGATTGcgttttcaatttcatttatgCTGCAAGGATGATGGGGGAAAATGTGAGTGTGGGTGGCTCCGCCGGTTTGTAATAAAATCAACCTAACAAAGCGAATTGAGTGAAAAGCAAATATGAgacaaataaaaagcaaacagGCTTGACATTTCTCCAGCTTTCTCGCTTTCTCGCTTGCCGCCGTCCTGCTTTCaagcctttttttatttttgcactcaCAGTCGTATAAATTTCGAGCTCGGCTCGTTTGGGGGTTTCCATTTCTCTGCCAGCCAACCCAGCCTCTTCGttttttcgcctttttttttcccccagtgacgtcaactttattttatgacaCAACTGTCAACTGCAGCGGGAACAATGACAATGACAACGACAATGATAGCAGCAATTCGGTTATTGTTGCTAGCAGCCAGCGACCGCAAAATGaaacaaatgttaaaaaaaagaaatggcgGTAAAAAATGGAGAAAGGGAAAGCTGCGGGACATTGGGCTTTATAATGAGACGCAAATTGGTCGCAGAGTGCGCCTAAAATGTTGACCAATAACCATTGAAAACGGCCCTCTTTATTGCTATTTATTATGGCATTTAGCTAAAAGTGCAACGAATAAAAGGTATTacattaaatttgaattacgCAATTACTTCAAGgacattaaaaacttaatttaaaaaaaaggaaggaatGACAAGCtgattaattattattagagTTCAAATTTtcggtaaaaattatataacatTTATCGATATATGCATAaggttattttttatggattttattaataaacaaatcagtTCAACTGTGTGTATACGTTACGTACATaacatattacgtatacgtatcGCGTATTCGTGCAATCTTTGAAACATTATTTATTCCCCGAACTTTTTTCGCTTACAGACCGCCACCTTAGAGGTGGTCATTCCGCCGGACATCATCAACGAAGAGACCTCTGGAGATATGATGGTTCCCGAGGGCGGATCCGCCAAGCTCGTCTGCCGAGCACGCGGTCATCCCAAACCCAAGATCACGTGGCGACGCGAGGACGGCAGGGAGATCATTGCCCGCAATGGCTCGCACCAGAAAACAAAAGGTAATTAAATTATCTTAGAAATTATTAACGATTTTACGATTTTACTTTTGAATTGATTAAAGTGTTAggcaatattaatttatttctttaatttttaaaatcacaaagtaccacttaaaattaaaataaaataacaaaactaatttaaattaaatttccaacaaataaataatttgccaGCTCTAAATGTTAATGGTATTAAAtctaaatcaatatttgtctttaTCAAAAAAACGGTTAGTATCAAATtttacccagaacggattgacataaaaatctaattaGATATAAGCATATATCTCAAGTGTAAAATCATTTTAGTTACACAATATGAACGGTTGgcttttttaaagatttttagtaagttatataaaacacggttagcatgttttttttaattattttatttttttaaatgtcaagggaataactgttatacataaaaatcaacaaataacagttatttttttagttttattataaaaatcaaataaataaacatcaTACAAATCCGTAGTACACTACAATGgccaacaaaaataatggtgtatttaaacaattttagaaatcttctaagtgcataatttttttggtaagaaaaatttacaataacagttattttcggtccctggtaaAATGCCATAGGGCTGATGAGTTAATTTAAGCAGGGACCTACatattttcattatatttagTTCTTGTAGCACCAGGaaataagaaagaaataaattaaattacatttaattccgaaagtccttaaaatcattaaaaagcaCCATGATTTAAACCCCTTAGTTTCGCCCCTTTAAACTGACTAACCAACCACTTGTCTTTAATATAAACATACACTCATATACACTTGTATCCTTGCCATCCTTGCAGCCCAATCGGTGGAGGGTGAAATGCTGACGCTGTCGAAGATCACGCGATCGGAAATGGGCGCCTACATGTGCATCGCCTCCAACGGAGTGCCGCCGACGGTGAGCAAGCGGATGAAGCTACAGGTGCACTGTGAGTATACCATgcctacatacatacatatatgtatcaTCTATCcatatatgatatatgataaATGGGTGGCGCCACCTGCTGCTCGGTTGGCCAAGAAAATGCTCTGATTTATGGCAGTCGAAGGCAGCTAATGCCGCATAATAATCATAATGGTAACATATAGCACCGCTCGGATGTGATGTGCGTGTTCCAGAAGGGAGCCGCTATATGGCCAACTATAAACGGGAAGCAAAAACGGAAGCGGAAGGGGAACAGGAACAGAACCGCAGCAATAACGCAGCGGCGGCAACTGCAAGTGTTTCCGTTTCGATATCCGGCAGCTTCCTTCACGTGGCCGGCAAACTTTCCAAATGCATTAAGGCGCCAAACTGaaggatgtggatgtgtggGGGTCAAAGGGCATTTTTCTGGGGGCTGCGAAGCGGGGGAAAAACTGTTTCTTGGGGCAACGCAACGTCACGTTTCTGcagtaaaactttaaactcgTGTGTGTGCGGGTGTGGGTGCACCATGTGAAGTGGTAATTGTTAAGGGCAGTTCTACACTATCCCTCTGTCTGCCCACATGAAAACCCTCTTAAAAACCCCCTTAAAACCCCTCTCCTCAAACTGTTTTACCTTCCCGCATCAAAGTTAATGAAATTTTCCAAAAGGGGCAAAAGTTCAAACGACGACAATTTGGCTAGCGAGGCAACGGGAAAATACAGGAAAAAAACGTGAAAAAGGGGAATAaggaaaaaaggaagaaaattgtGGGGAGAAAAGCGAAGAATACCAAGAAGTATCAGCTTGTCGGGGAAAACCCAAAAGATCGTATCCGAAAAATTATATTGACACGGTCGTGAAAATGTGGCGccatttcttgtatttttttttttttgcaaaaaaaaacgcacATCCTGTtgattctctctctctttggccgcaaaaattaattttcctttcttattttattttatctatgCCACAAATTCGTTTTCCTTTGTCATTTCATTCCCATTTTCACGTGGCTCTTAAAGAGGCTCTCTTTCTGCTCCTGTTTGGTCCTCgagatttcaatttaaaaatccatATGTGCGAAATGTTTGGGGAAAGTCGCGTTACTTCAGCGTCCCACTTTCACCCAACAGCTTGATTGATTCTAATCAGAAAATTAAGTGGCTCCTTGGAGGTTTTTCGCGGAATATTAGGGCTAAGTGCGTGTGGCAGTTGAAAGATTTAAAAGGCATTTAGATTGCTTTAGCTTTATTTTCAGACTTGAAAACTTAACAATTTAGCTTACAAACTAAAACATTAAGTAGTCTAGAGAATGTTGTTATCATGGTTATAGTATTTcctatttagtatttttttttattatataatattgtaaacaacacaaaaacatAGGAAAAAAAAGTTAGGAACTTTTTAggaatcttttatttttttaaacaaatgggtaattcttctttttttttttttgtttgcgatGTCATTGTGTTTTTTTAGAAGTTGTGGGTGAGTTACTAATTATTTGCGGAATCTGCGTAGATGTCTGCAAATCTCCCCCTCCATCACCGCACTTGTCTTCAACTCAAACTTTTTGgatgaaaatagaaaacaatggACTCAGTTCAAACATGGGACCAGGCCAGCTGTTGCCACACGAGGAAGAAAACAAGAGACCGGCGAATAATTAGAAGCGAAGAATTTGCGCTTCGAGTCTTCTGCGGGTTCTCACCGCGCTCTTCTATTCTTCAAAGAATCCAGCTAAGCACACAGGCAGCTTGACGTCACTGACGTCATGGGGGATTCTTGGATTTTTTGGCAATGTTTTTGGGTATAAAAGCGGCTTCGCAACGTTCACTCAAATCAGTTGCAATCGAAAAGCCAAAGTCTGAGAATGCGTGCCTACATTGCAATTACCCTTCTGGCCCTGGTGGCAGTGGTGGTGGCCCAAGGAGGCGGCGGAAGACGCGGAGGACGTGGAGGTGGccgaggaggcggcggcggcggtggtcgCAGCGTAGGATCCTTCAACAGACGCGGACGCTTTGACTTTGATCAGGACTTTGAAGGCGGCTTTGGCGGACCTGGCGACTTCAGAGGTCCTCGAGGCGGTTTCGGCGGTCCCGGTCGTTTCGGCGGTGGTCGTGGCGGCTTCGGCGGTCCTGGCAGATGGGGTCCACCTCGGGGTCCACCCAGGGGTCGTCGCCCCAGGCCTTGCCGCACCACCACCGAGAGTTCCCTGGCCGacagctcctccagctccaCCGATAGCAGCTCCTCCGATAGCGTTACCAATAGCTCCACCGATAGCAGCTCTTCCGATAGCGCTACCGAGAGCAGCTCCACCGATAGCAGCTCTTCCGATAGCGCCACCGAAAGCTCCTCTGCTAGCTCCACAGAGAGCTCCACCGATTCGGGATAGATTTAAAGACTCACTTGCAGAGTATTGAAAACTTCCAGGGAATAGGCatacaaaatgtataaaaataaaatccatttgGCACATTGAAAAACCCCGTTTTCATGTTCCTCCTAAATCTTGTTTATGCATAACTTGTGTTGAATTAATAGGAACTACAACTACTACTGGGTTATGTTTAAAGATAAGTTTAAAGGTCATTAACgataatttttggtataattaacattttttttatatctatcTATAACATCCCCAGTTatgtgataaaattaaaaaagtaaattagTTTGCTATTTGAATGACTTAACTTTGTTAGAAGTAATATGGGCTTCTATCTCTCTGCCGCCTGGCAGCTGCTGCCTGCTGCCTGTTGGAAAGCTCTATTAggacaaattgaattttcaataAGTGGTAGGCTAAAGCGGGAATTGGGCATTATAGGGTCTCTCCCTCTGCGAACACAGCACATGACATATGCTGCACCATTCCGGATCCGAAGAGGAGTCGTGGCGAGGAAGAGGACACAACGGACAGAACGGACAGTACGGACAGAACGGACAGTAGGGAACGTACGGACACCACATGGAGCCGTGCCGAGAGTGCGCCATGCACAAATCCAATAAATTGACCAATAATGAACGCTCGAATGCAGCGAAAGGCGGAAGGCGAAAGGGAAAGGGGGATGGGGACTCACTGAGCTGAGCAAAGttgaaaagccaaaaaacaatgatGGTCAGTGGCTCTGGCCTGCGGTCCTTTGGTCCTTCGCTTCTCCGGCTGCGCTCCCCGGGGGCGGCTTCAAGACAACGTCAAAGACGAGGGCAAAAGGGCCAGAGAAAacagccaaaaaaacaaagtgcaaaaaaacgactttgcaaaaaatttaaaaatgaacgaaaaaaaatctCAACACGATACGAACTACATGGAAAAGCTCCAAAGGGCAAACCCAATGAATTAATGGCGTGTCCTCAGCGAACTTGATATGCTCTAATGGAATAAaagttcaaataaaataattggcaaaccttcgaaaatatttaaagaatttgtgcaaactaacaattttaataagctgtaaaaaatgtattatttttttagtttaaatcattttaatgctaaatttttataattttgtatattaacATCGAGAGCAAAAAATAATCCAATTATTAAAGCAAGTCAACCTCCCAagccaaaaatcgatttgtttaGAAGAATCATTAATCCGTTCGGAAATCATCATTCCTTGGGCTGTATAAGCCAATTCCCAGCCCAGATGAGTGAGTGTATCCCTCTAACAGGGagtggaaaatggggaaaagctAGCTCGTTTTATTTGCCACTGACTGACCGACCGACCACTGGGTGAAAACGATGgatgctgctactgctgctgccagGATTGCTGGCTTTCACTctaacaacaaaataattcattttcaattaaaatcgtatcagttgttgttgttgctggcgctGCCATTAACcgacaacaaaaaaacgaagaaaatgtccgaaaaaaaaacgaaaacgtaGGGCGGGCAAAATCACAGCTGGAATCTGCAGTCCGACAAAAGGGTTTGAAGTTTGACTTTGGTCCCTTGTGGCCAGCTTAATTGCCGGTCTAGTCCGCGGGGGCATCGGCATCGAGGGGTTAAACGGGCTGCCAGCGACAAGGTCACAAACACACTGATGGTTTAACAATTGCCACtgccacacagaaaaaaaaattaacaaaaaatcagattgatatgtcttggtcaattttatgatatttcatttgattttgatatgaataaaggttgtatttatcttattttacatacTTAATTCGGTATTTTacatgatatgataaaatatcatattgataagtttaaatcataaatctgaCATAAACCAAACCGGCCTTTTATTGATAAGAAATAAGCTAGAattgaccctatttcatatcgaatttttttctgtgcagcaGATTTAACTCCTTTCGATCCCTTCGGTATTCTCCTTCTTCGCAGTTCATCCACTGGTGCAAGTGCCAAATCAATTGGTTGGCGCCCCCGTCCTCACGGATGTCACATTAATTTGCAATGTCGAGGCATCGCCGAAGGCCATCAATTATTGGCAGCGCGAGAATGGTAAGTCGGAAAAATCACGCCACCGAAAACAATTTTCACATCATCCAAAAATCACTCCAACAATCTTTGATTTGATATATAGTTCAGTATTAACTAAATATGTTATCCTTTTAATCGTTTGTTTATAAAACGAGGGATTTTTTCGTgtttgaaataataattattttcttaaaaaaagaatttaaatagttaaaataatGGCCTTGGTATtcagataaattttaataatttggaaAACTTAATTGCTAAATAAATGTTACCTTATGAGTTAAGTtgctcaaaaaaatatgattagtTACTTCGAAAaaccatttaatattttatttcagtcCCTTGAGTAATCAATTcagtttgctttattttatttacatttaatgtaacttgacatatttttttatccgcTTTGCTGATGAGCGGGGAGTGGCCACCAAGTGAATTTTTCATTTAGCATCTGTTCGAGTTGGAACTCGGACTGGTTCAAACTTTATAAACCTTTCAATGCCGCAATTTGTCTTTATTTGGTTCGTGTTCGAAgctcaaatattttgttgtcccctcgggaaaagtggaaaagctgGTGGAGATGAAGAGGGAgacctggctggctggctggatCTTTTGTCAAGTGCATTTGACGTATATTGCAAACGTGACGGGAGCCGCAACGTAAGCGTCAAACACTCGCCAGAAATGTCATCATCCATGGCTTCTCGTCTCGTCACCTTTCTCCACCACCTCTCTCCACCTTTCTCCTCACGTAAACCGAGCTCATTTGGCCCGATTCCCTGCTTCGTATTCATGACTTCATTCACacctcaactcaactcaactcaagtCATCTCATCTCGTTTTCATCGTTGCTCATTTggtatttctgttttttttttttgcctgaaAACAGGTGAAATGATTATTGCCGGCGATCGTTATGCGCTCACCGAAAAGGAGAATAATATGTACGCCATCGAGATGATTCTGCACATCAAACGACTGCAATC
This window contains:
- the DIP-beta gene encoding lachesin isoform X6, coding for MEDAGKYMCQVNTDPMKMQTATLEVVIPPDIINEETSGDMMVPEGGSAKLVCRARGHPKPKITWRREDGREIIARNGSHQKTKAQSVEGEMLTLSKITRSEMGAYMCIASNGVPPTVSKRMKLQVHFHPLVQVPNQLVGAPVLTDVTLICNVEASPKAINYWQRENGEMIIAGDRYALTEKENNMYAIEMILHIKRLQSSDFGGYKCISKNSIGDTEGTIRLYEMERPGTQKKIRDDDLNEVSKNEVVQKDTRSEDGSRNLNGRLYKDRAPDQHPASGGDPVLLVRGPRRLIGIFLLALLVLLTAMAEAGPTTLFCRTKGGRQKNAGATSLNGRRQDMKDKKWSKFWERSARSWSSGAKAAE